aacAAACAACATATGTTTTCATTAGtccttgtagcggggaaaatctgatatcgaagccatgggattgactcgaatcaatattccgtttgaaatcgccaccgcgctttattttttcaaaggaaaagggaaaagaacgtaaaacccaaagttttgtttttaaaacaagaaagagatctcaggtacgggtgttgattatatgaggggaaggtttaaagcacccctcatatctgtggtactccacaggaacctttttgaaaatctgtgtcgtgtgtgtgctaaaaaacggtttgttttatttttaaaataagctcggcaaagcgttaagccttgtgcctacatacctcctcggtgcaatggagaagtcagagctaatgtagttccgcttttgggaaaaacgttttaaaaacgaataaacactttggtgtcgttagagagaaatactcagccattgattttgagcatgagaacaaacaagttctttgcatcgcaaatgaaagaagggctccaactcggataaaatcaacgagtatgccactagctctctcacgcggaaaagatctcgttattatcaatcaatttcaaaatcgtggggtataaccactcgtttcgacaattaacggtgtctaaacttttgaagaaaagccactaagggcgaaagatatttttaagaaaaaggttttgaaaagatttgcaaacataagaatattttggaaaaagggagaagattttgaaaatttaagaatgggaggagatgaagaggctaacctaatgcataaaataaaagctaaggaaagaaacggtctaaccgaataagaagccaacacttgacattaagagccaaggtaattttcccatcctttggatttatcaataccaacacattaacacttggggatccagatgaacttattatcttagcaccattttttcattaagcacattaagattctgacaaaaattgggcagagtaacggctgtttttgggtaaaatccttatctcaatgccttggaattaaccatcaagggctttcaaggaaatacctgcacacataaacatacaacagaacaatgccagacagacagaacaatcacaggatagtaatagaatgagtccaaaggtactaggtccataagtccgaatctccaaattgctagggatagtaactgatagtccaaagagaaccttatgtattttttagatttttgattatttattagtgttttagcaagaaaaatagagtatggtccaagtggacaaaagaaaaaaatgacggaaagtaaatatgatgaaatgataaaataaagcgataaagcgagaaatataaagagcggtaatataaagagcggtaatataaagaacgatatagtaaaggtgcggaaattaaagttagttgttaaatgttaaagataaccatcttgaaacttgtcaagtatgttatcaaagttagtaggagatcaatggtgagtgaatgatgtactcggatttaaagtcaatggggcttatcagaagcttgataaaatcatagcgactacacgataaaaacctccacaagtcttaaatcaaccgcatacaattctcttccatatttgatcttttttattcgggacacgaaatattgcgctatgttaagcagatcgccaagtgatttatatagaaatcaccctacaacgaggccggtcaaaactttatgtgctaatgcatgcgagaagaacgatatgtagatcgccttccgaaagcaataccgcacgaaaagaaaataggtgagtgatctagtctttaccaagaatccataagaattctcaaggcattaagactttcatcgaccaaaataaaaagaagtaaaagatggaaccacattaaaagctcctttcatccataatttcaatcacttaatattgcggatttggattctcatcctatcaacgccctaagtccattgaaattagagagaaattaggcctctaacttgtgattcaaagaaaatatcaaaagaatggagtagaagatgagttagaaccaaaaacaagtcaaaaaccacaaaaataagcattctgcccagatgtaaatcgatttgcacagagtgtaaatcgatttgcataactctgttttcaaaatctgcgcagttttcagttatgtaaatcgatttgcacaagatgtaaatcgatttgcacaacacagttttcaaaaaaacagcaaataaagagaagaaaacttgtttaaacataaaaccaaacaccttgtgatcttggatcaatttgtgcacgaaaatgtatcaattaagcaagcaaatctcatcaatgtagcaccaaaggtgcatcaagcataaacaacaatggatcacatcttgaattatggattggatctagaattttaccaaatctttcacaaactttgaatcttcttcaagaacacacaaccacaagccttgatctatcacaattgatgaagaaaagtagtgtttatgttgaggtttagctctaaattagtgaggttcaagatgtgactcactaatttgtgtggaagaaaaagagctttgagtgatgggtttggaagaggtgaggagagaatttgcaataagtttcttggctatcaaagcttgaaaaatgaagaggggagtgcctcaatttatagcacttaggcttgggaaattttgtggcttggagttaggattggaaaatagaattaggcttggaaaagtgatttggagccaaaaatgaaatccaatggtcttgatgcaatcacatgagggtacatgattagatgatgtaggaaatcaaatgtaagaaccaagtcatgcttcccatgcttgcaaatgatgtcaacacttcaaaaagctgaaatttgccttcatttttccaaattcgtgctggtgcaatcgatttgcacattatgcaaatctatttacatggctgaaaaaaggcaaaatctggggcaaaaacagttatgcaaatcgattgctgtcttatgcaaatcgatttgcactgatggcagaagcaaatctggtgcagaaacagttgtgtaaatcgatttacaccttatgcaaatcgatttgcacagtgaaaatgttgaaaaatgctcctttgatgggtattttgacttggtacctacaaaacacaaacatacaagagcacaaggcaatatttttggtattttggttagtaaaacaatatacacaaactaaaacatgggtgctcgatgattcctttgcagatgaattgagcacaacattgcaagcagagatctaggtttaaatttcttgattgatgattggtatgcaaatgatgcgtgatcttagggtcaaaaattggggtatgacagatgcccctatttaagtttcttcgatttggagatacgatgattggaaatcttcgttttgacaaaaatcgaagagacttaaatatataaaacacaatttttgatcctaagatgcaatgcaatgttaatgaatgcatgtaatgataataaagcatgacaacactggggagtaacaggtgatccactggggaaaacaaatgtcttgctataactccgctggggaaacaaatgtcttagaaactccactggggaaagcaagactttgttggagagacggaactttggtggagaaagaaacttctctgaggaaaacacttcgcgtcagagaggttatagcatcctctttcactggggatgagaaaaggggatcatcctctttcactggggatgagaaagtatgcatcctgaatcagaatgctaatcacaccatcgtaccactgacgataacacataccaacgttccaatggaggcattgaagagaaatacactaccgtaccactgatgtcatgaaaagagatataccaccgtaccactgatgataacacatacccatgttccactgaaggtgaactaccaacgtcccactggaggtagaaggagaaatacatcgacgtaccactgacgatgaagataacaaaatacaccaacgttccactggaggtgaactaccaacgtcccactggaggtagaaagagatatacatcgacgtaccactgacgatgaagataacaaaatacaccaacgttccactggaggtgaactaccaacgtcccactggaggtagaaagagatatacatcgacgtaccactgacgatgaagataacaaaatacaccaacgttccactggaggtgaactaccaacgtcccactggaggtagaaggagatatacatcgacgtaccactgacgatgaagataacaaaatacaccaacgttccactggaggtgaactaccaacgtcccactggaggtagaaagagatatacatcgacgtaccactgacgatgaagataacaaaatacaccaacgttccactggaggtgaactaccaacgtcccactggaggtagaaagagatgtatcgccgtaccactaacgataacacatacccacgttccactgaaggtatgaagaaggcataccaccgtaccactgatgatataaaagagatggtgtacaaagatgacataatcaagcatgtcccaaactgaacaccagagcagaaactgctatcaatcttttgatggcttcaaaaatatatgatacccaacactagggaacattgaagctgagagaacaccgtagttgagttctaaaccaaactcgaaccaggccaaaggtatattgagtgtaatacgttcttctgcatatgaatacatcaacatatccattccttgtaatgcactcatgaatcaaagtaaaaattcttttataattttcaaaaggattttgttgaaatcaattttctctttgtttcaaaaattactatcaacaataaatgacattttgagagatatgaaagaaataagattgccaaatgaaaaggtaaaggctcaaactttcttaatagaatggtagcctgcaaaaggcaagaccccatggattaatacaaagtttggaaagtggtaattttatggaaaaggtacattgaaatgtaatgaccccatcctctctctcaactgggaattcctgagcaaaggcttccgttgaaaagtgttggacttcttcatgataaacagatgactgctgatgatcaagtcttgtctgatgtagttacttgccatgaatccctaacttttgcctggaccgccctttcgggttttcagtccaccgggtattttattctgtttatgtctctaatttttgcctggaccgccctttcgggttttcaatccaccgagacgctcttttttgcctaagccgccctttcgggttttcaacttagcgagctgttcttttattatttaggcgaagtatttcttgacttcatcagcattcacgggacgtgggagctcctctccatccatagttgcaagaattaatgcaccgccagagaaggctttcttaacaacatatggtccttcaaaattaggagtccacttgccccttgaatcagaggtgaaagacaagatccttttgagcacgaggtcgccttctctgaatacacgaggtcgaaccttcttatcaaatgctttcttcattcttttctgatataactgaccatggcataaagccgtcattctcttttcttctatcaaattcaattgatcaaacctactctgacaccattcagcctcagataacttggtttccattaaaattctcaacgatggaatctcaacctcgacggggagcactgcttccataccataaaccaaagaaaagggagttgcccctgttgaagtacgaacagatgtacggtacccatgcaaagcaaatgggagcatctcatgccagtccttgtacgtaacaaccatcttttgtacaatcttcttaatattcttatttgctgcttcaacagctccattcatctttggcctataaggcgaagagttgtgatgttcaattttgaaactttcacacagttctctcatcatgctatttttcagattcgagccattatcagtaatgatcttgctcggtacaccatatctgcagatgatgttgtttttgataaatctgaccacaacttgctttgttacattagcatatgaagcaacttctacccacttggtaaagtaatcgattgctaccaggatgaatcgatgtccattcgaagccttgggttcaatcatgccaatcatatcaatgccccacatagagaaaggccatggggaagaaattacattgagaagtgtcggaggcacatgaatcttgtcagcatacacttgacacttgtgacacgtctttacaaacttgtagcaatcagattccattgtcaaccaatagtaacctgctctaagcatctttttagccatcgaatgtccattggcatgagtaccaaaagaaccttcatgaatttcatgcatcaacatgtctgcttcgtgtctatccacgcatctgagcaagaccatgtcataattccttttatacaaaacatcagcattgatgaagaaactgccagccaatctcctcaaagttttcttatctttatttgatgccccaagtgggtactcttgagtctggaggaagcgcttaatatcgaaataccaaggcttttcatctctttcttcctcaactgcaaatacatgagcaggtctatcaagacgcctgattgttatctgaggttcctcattatggaaattcactttgtacatggaagacaatgtggctaatgcatcagccatctgattctcatctcgagggatgtggtggaattcaactttgttgaagaatgtcaatagccttctggcgtaatctttgtaaggaattaaaccaggatgacgagtttcccattctcctttaatctgattaatcacaagcgcagagtctccataaacatcaagaatcttaattctcagattaatggcctcttcaagtcccatgatgcaagcttcatactcagcaatattgtttgtacagtcaaaacatatccttgcagtaaaaggaacatgtgatccatgtggagtgatgataatggcgccaattccatggccatgaatattagaagctccatcaaaaatcaaaccccatttggattcaggatccggcccttcttctggcaatggttcatcccaatcttgagatctcaaatacattatatcttcatctgggaagtccatcttGATAGACTGAtgctcatcaattggttggtgagcgaggtactctgccaacacacttcctttcacagctttctgagctcgatattcaatatcatattctgatagcaacatttgccagcgagcaatccttccagttaatgcaggtttctcaaatacatacttaattggatccattttggagatcaatagggtggtgtggttcaacatatactgtcttagtcggcgagcagcccacaccaaagcacagcaagttttctcaagcagcgagtatcttgtttcgcactcggtaaactttttgctaaggtagtatattgcatactcttttcgaccagactcgtcatgctgacccaacacacatcccattgagttttcaagcactgtgaggtacataattagaggtcttccctcaactggagggagcaaaatgggaggttcaagcagatattctttgatgttgtcaaaagctttctgacaatcttcattccacacacatccctgatttttctttaaaagcttgaagatcggctcacaggtagcagtcatattggaaatgaacctggagatataattcagacgtccgaggaaacctctcacttgtttttcagtctttggtgctggcatttcctgaattgctttgactttatcaggatctacttcaattcctctctgactgacaacaaaacccaataactttccagaacggacaccaaaagtgcatttgtttggatttaagcggagacgatactttctcaaacgctgaaacaactttaaaagatcctccatgtgccccttctctgattgggacttggcaatcatgtcatccacataaacctcaatttctttgtgcatcatatcatgaaaaagagtagtcatggccctctgatatgtcgcaccagcattcttcaacccaaaaggcatcactttgtaacagaatgtcccccatggcgtgataaaagttgttttttccatgtcttcaggtgccatcttaatctggttatatcctgaaaaaccatccataaaggagaaaacttcaaactttgcagtgctatctaccaacatatcaatgtgaggtagaggaaaatcatctttcggactggctttattcaaatctctgtaatccacacacatgcgaacttttccgtctttcttcggaacaggcacaatattggcaatccattgaggatatacagaagtgacaaggaaacctgcatctatctgtttcaagacctctttcttaatcttttctgccatatcaggatgactccttcttaacttttgcttgacaggaggacattctggtttcaacggcaaacgatgctccacaatatcggtgtccaacccaggcatatcttggtaggaccacgcaaaaatgtcaacatactctttaagaagctctaccatcctcttcttaacatcttgaccaagcagcgccccaatcttgacttcctttttatcctcttcagaacccaagttgatgacttctaatggctctttatacggctgaatggtgtcttcctcgtgctcaagcagtcgggaaatctcatcaggaatacattcatcactctcttcttccgcctcatacacaggacactcgaagttaggagagggcgcagggtcattactttcaacggttttattgattaatctgcacaaatgattattatttcaggaaaaggaaagatatatgcaacatgtaatcgtgcagattatggaaaatgaaaacattttttaaggttttttgtgttaccactttccagaaaaagcaaaaagataaaaagcatttatatgcagaaacaaaatgacttttattgatgattttaatgtttaaaacaaacagaaaacagccccaacaacttcactttcatcttgggcagaatgaaaggattttgaaaaacataaaagcaaattactttgtgacatgagtacactcaggaatgtcaatgatgatccagttcttaatcatctttccatgggtcacaaagtttggcacttctggctctgattcgttttcaacaatagcgttcacttctggaggagtcttcccaagacatccatacaccatgttcacggcagacgcttcatgagttggcaacggattgttcttcacatttggaccaatatcacggaaagaaagcattccagaacggaccaatctctgaacttcattcttcaggggccaacagttttccaaatcatgcccaggagcattctgatgaaaagcacaagtggcatcagccttgtaccaccaagggagtttctctggaacaggaggtggtgaccttggttgaaccagcttcttatgaattagagcaggatacagttcagtgtatgtcataggaataggatcaacattaactcgaggatacggattccgccttgctggttgttgattaacaggagctacaggcactgaattcacaacaggagttactgacgccacttgttgagattgattcctgactcgactattcctcccatgagaaacagcattggcatctgactctttcttcttttggaatgaagaaccgtacttcttcgcaccaccagatgaattgtcatttcgaaccaaacgaccttctcgcacagcttcttctaatctgacacccatacccaccatttcggtgaagtctacaggagcactagcaatcatcttctcataataaaacggaccaagagtcttcagaaaaatcttagtcatctctttttcttccatcggaggaatcacttgggcggcaacctcacgccatctctgagcatattccttgaaggattccttctctttctgcatcatagctcgcaattgatccctatcaggagccatgtccacattatatttgtattgcttcacaaacgcttcagccaagtcattgaaagtgcgaatatgggtgctatcaaggcccatataccacttagaagcagctccagtcaaactgtcttggaaataatggatcaacagacgttgatcatcagtatgagtggacatcttccttatatacatcaccaggtgcgcctgaggacaggaatttcctttgtacttctcaaattcaggaagcttgaacttagcaggtactttcacattaggaacaaggcaaagatcatgcacattctttccaaacagttctttcccacgcaaggctttcatctctttttgcagttcttcaaactgatcttggaaaccatccattctatcatgaatttcacttggagcagcatcataaatgggctctgggacaaaaggaccagtatgaacaataggagaggtgttgaccataacaggagtcaacgggcgagtcatctcaggaacagacaaataaccttcaggcatgccccagggatatccattaggcattcgttgctgagtagcaccaacaggaatagcaggaatggttgtagcagcaatttcagaaatcacagtggtctgaccctgagcttgggcattgggaggaggaacctgattctgattctgagtttgattctgagcagccatcaatgtctcaaccagagcagtgagacgatccaaaccagatctcaaagtaacaacctcttcacgtagctcacgattctcttgttcaagaccttccatcttcttcttgcagttagctcgagtattataccggtgaaacagcttgattctgtatgaagaacactgaataaggcctcgggaatactttcggaagcaggaccaaaatgcagaatgatgcatgaaatgcaatgcaaatgatctttattttggttttccaggaacttttaagacattaattgtaaacattagtaaaaaacatcataaaacataacaatattctttcattaatcatggaaaagcatacaaaaggattcagagatccaaaattacaaaacaaaggaaaaagctaaaaactagaagggaacacttctgacgaagatccaactcctctctgcagcttcctacggagcttctccaattcatcttcataaaaggctttcaaatgagcattctcgaccagcagcttatcagcaacttccttccatgcgactgaatcttcttgtggtctctttcgcttttcaccatgttgttgaagcaactcttcttgatgacgaatctgatcttccttttccatcaaccaaccgtcttggatatcaagcatttcatctttttctttcaagtgtatcttcaactctttgttctcaaactccaaagcatctctttccgctctcaacttagccacgagctctagatgttcttcactactttcaacaggagtagtgagagacaatggtggagcaatgggtagagaaggctcttcgagtaaataaggcatctgaaaagtatgagctctagcttgaacccaatcagtgtagtctttgagagcaacacattgtttcgttcccaaatgtctcttcctatcaacatggtgccaagcacgcacaaaccgatttctcatatccgaatttccatcttgattaagatagaagattcctgacacaaggatgctagcaggtcgctccttcatggggtaacaaaattgacgtcttgcaagaatggggttgtaggtaattcctccttgtataccaagaagaggtacattagggaattctccacaactatcaataatctcaccaatgtcataagcaggattgtaccaatggatattcccattagtaagaggcatgattttctgagaccatgagagaccatcaggattgttcaggaaactcttagcttgaggtaagtgagaaataaaccacttatagagcaaaggagtgcaacaattgataagtccacctttcttatcattcctatggtgaatggaatgataagtatccccaagcaaagtaggcacaggattcccaatcatgaaaatccgaatagcattaacatcgacaaaatggtcaatgttgggaaagagtatcaaaccatagatgagcaaggccagaaatgtctcaaaagcaatcatacttcctttactagccaacatagaagcctttccaatcaagaacttagaagtcaacccccaaattcctccttttttagtcatgtttgcttttacatctgatatttttaaatgaaggagttctgctatctcatcaacctgaggctctttctccaaaccgctaaacggtatgtcatccgtaaccggtaaaccaatccaataagaatactcctccaaagtgggcataagctgataatcaggaaaggtgaaacaatgataaaccgggtcataaaactgcacaagagtctcaagaatccctttttccactttagtcttcaaaatagaaatcaatttcccataacgacttttgaagttgtcaagattaggaaccaaagttgctagctctttcaattcctttgcacttgaatttctgaaagtgtacttcttgatgcttctcttttgatccatggtacctgttatgtttacaaaaaatgtctctaagttccttgaaaaccatttgtgaatgttattttttatgaatgcatgaatgcatggtttatgcaccaatcacaatcaagagcacacaagatcacatcaaatcacacaaaatcatacagtccaggttcaaaggttcgacgtcacgagcatggagccatgggtctacccatcccacaaggagtgatctagggaagtttgtacctgccaatcgggttctacaaaggttcccagagttttcaatcttctatcggatattaccggcacgcacaattgctcatgggcgccaataatatgcctaaaaagacctcgtctgagcgtagtatcgcatgacaacaagctcaaattggtacttgatcttgtttctgcactacatcctaaaaaggcttagattggttaaaagggttctaggtcattcagcttctacggacactcactattgaaagtaatagcgttatcacgatggttcgtaacaacctctactaccttccatgaggcctccactgattggggttccaccatatgacgctcatggtaaggattgctcctgacatgcgactattggtcttaccacctcctatctcaagttactcaccaaagttcgggttagaactttatctcatcacaaaggaaccatcgagcaccaaaaagaaagaaaaaaaagaaaataaacaaacaaagcacacaataatatatacaaatacaaaacacacagataaacaaaaataggcttaacacacttaaaactggatccccagtgaagtcgccatttttctgtagcggggaaaatctgatatcgaagccatgggattgactcgaatcaat
The Vicia villosa cultivar HV-30 ecotype Madison, WI linkage group LG6, Vvil1.0, whole genome shotgun sequence genome window above contains:
- the LOC131609024 gene encoding uncharacterized protein LOC131609024 isoform X1, which produces MDQKRSIKKYTFRNSSAKELKELATLVPNLDNFKSRYGKLISILKTKVEKGILETLVQFYDPVYHCFTFPDYQLMPTLEEYSYWIGLPVTDDIPFSGLEKEPQVDEIAELLHLKISDVKANMTKKGGIWGLTSKFLIGKASMLASKGSMIAFETFLALLIYGLILFPNIDHFVDVNAIRIFMIGNPVPTLLGDTYHSIHHRNDKKGGLINCCTPLLYKWFISHLPQAKSFLNNPDGLSWSQKIMPLTNGNIHWYNPAYDIGEIIDSCGEFPNVPLLGIQGGITYNPILARRQFCYPMKERPASILVSGIFYLNQDGNSDMRNRFVRAWHHVDRKRHLGTKQCVALKDYTDWVQARAHTFQMPYLLEEPSLPIAPPLSLTTPVESSEEHLELVAKLRAERDALEFENKELKIHLKEKDEMLDIQDGWLMEKEDQIRHQEELLQQHGEKRKRPQEDSVAWKEVADKLLVENAHLKAFYEDELEKLRRKLQRGVGSSSEVFPSSF